The Kutzneria kofuensis genome has a window encoding:
- a CDS encoding ABC transporter substrate-binding protein: MRTRITLVAAGLLVGLTGCAGGTVAADANGALPVTIGYTALGAGYSDLYTAQDYGIFAKHGLNVKLTRLNDSSQLVAGLASNSVQIGVGVAADTAAAIMKGADLKYVAMSEPHYNLEMWASPDVKDVAGLRGKKVAITSPGSESDFGLTALLQANGLQRADVTAVFVKGVPAEVAALVSGAVSAILTQPPNGTESREKGAHRLAALSNLPFPLGAYTVQSRYLQSNREVVKRFVAAEAEALQYIRGHKNETVKSIQKYSGVQSTDLASYAYDFFLDVWAKTPAVDEKVIKQAFDEAAANARTTPPPDVSKYIDNSLTAS; the protein is encoded by the coding sequence ATGAGAACCCGGATCACACTGGTCGCCGCCGGGTTGTTGGTCGGCCTCACCGGCTGCGCGGGCGGCACGGTTGCCGCCGACGCCAACGGCGCGCTGCCGGTCACCATCGGCTACACCGCGCTCGGCGCGGGCTACTCCGACCTCTACACCGCGCAGGACTACGGCATCTTCGCCAAGCACGGCCTGAACGTGAAGCTGACCCGGCTCAACGACAGCTCGCAGCTGGTCGCCGGGCTGGCCAGCAACAGCGTGCAGATCGGCGTCGGCGTCGCGGCCGACACCGCGGCGGCGATCATGAAGGGTGCGGACCTGAAGTACGTGGCGATGTCCGAGCCGCACTACAACCTGGAGATGTGGGCCAGTCCCGACGTCAAGGACGTGGCCGGGCTGAGGGGCAAGAAGGTCGCCATCACCTCACCGGGCTCGGAGAGCGACTTCGGCCTGACCGCGCTGCTGCAGGCCAACGGCCTCCAGCGTGCCGATGTCACGGCGGTGTTCGTCAAGGGCGTCCCGGCCGAGGTGGCGGCGCTGGTCAGCGGCGCGGTGTCGGCGATCCTCACCCAGCCGCCCAACGGCACGGAGAGCCGGGAGAAGGGCGCGCACCGGCTGGCGGCGCTGTCGAACCTGCCGTTCCCGCTCGGCGCGTACACCGTGCAGTCCCGGTACCTGCAGAGCAACCGCGAGGTCGTGAAGCGGTTCGTCGCGGCGGAAGCCGAGGCGCTGCAGTACATCCGTGGCCACAAGAACGAGACCGTGAAGAGCATCCAGAAGTACAGCGGCGTGCAGAGCACCGATCTCGCCTCGTACGCCTACGACTTCTTCCTCGACGTCTGGGCGAAGACGCCGGCCGTCGACGAGAAGGTGATCAAGCAGGCCTTCGACGAGGCCGCGGCCAACGCCAGGACGACACCGCCGCCGGACGTCTCGAAGTACATCGACAACAGTCTGACCGCGTCATGA
- a CDS encoding ABC transporter permease, whose protein sequence is MALRHRSALLGAAGIAIVLALWQLSAAVGLVDVSFSSSPTRIAAAEVNLFGTGEIFPALGATGLELVWGLAITFVLGIPIGLVLGRSRILHDMTEPMVNILYSVPYVMFLPIIIFWFGIDNASRVIVIVWAAILPLIINITAGVRNLDRDYTRVATVFCTPRLRFFYAIALPATLPYILAGVRLAVGRALVGAIVAELFLASQGLGYFVQTQTSNFDMDSAMAGIVLLAVLALLLNWAVRLIERRFTHWAGAQ, encoded by the coding sequence TTGGCGCTGCGACACCGTAGCGCCCTGCTCGGCGCGGCCGGCATCGCGATCGTCCTGGCGCTGTGGCAGCTCTCGGCGGCCGTCGGCCTGGTCGACGTGTCCTTCAGCAGCAGCCCGACGCGCATCGCGGCGGCCGAGGTGAACCTGTTCGGCACCGGCGAGATCTTCCCGGCGCTCGGCGCCACCGGCCTGGAACTGGTGTGGGGCCTGGCCATCACGTTCGTGCTGGGCATCCCGATCGGGCTGGTGCTCGGCCGCAGCCGGATCCTGCACGACATGACCGAGCCGATGGTCAACATCCTCTACTCGGTGCCGTACGTGATGTTCCTGCCGATCATCATCTTCTGGTTCGGCATCGACAACGCCTCGCGGGTGATCGTCATCGTGTGGGCGGCGATCCTGCCGCTGATCATCAACATCACCGCCGGCGTCCGCAACCTCGACCGCGACTACACCCGCGTGGCAACGGTGTTCTGCACGCCGCGACTCAGGTTCTTCTACGCCATCGCACTTCCCGCCACGCTGCCGTACATCCTCGCGGGCGTCCGGCTGGCCGTCGGCCGCGCCCTGGTCGGCGCGATCGTGGCCGAGCTGTTCCTGGCCAGCCAGGGCCTCGGCTACTTCGTGCAGACGCAGACGTCCAACTTCGACATGGACTCGGCGATGGCCGGGATCGTCCTGCTCGCCGTGCTGGCCCTGTTGCTGAACTGGGCCGTCCGGCTCATCGAACGTCGCTTCACCCACTGGGCAGGTGCGCAATGA
- a CDS encoding ABC transporter ATP-binding protein codes for MPGTNICLDARDLLLGHKARRGGGFSTACLDLNLQIHDEEFVVIVGPSGCGKTTFLEAVAGLVPVAGGALELGGRPIDGPGPERSLVFQHASLYPWRTVLDNVLFGPQVQGKLTAETRRRAEELLEIVGLAKVAKKYPHELSGGMRQRVNLARALATDPTLLLLDEPFGALDAQTRENLQDELLRIWQAGTVGAKKTAMFVTHDVNEAVLLADRVLVFSPSPAHVALEVVIDVPRPRDAAWRRSAEFLAYGDKILSALHHKTPARNHDNGVTPAPDGAAISTVRLGAATP; via the coding sequence ATGCCCGGAACGAACATCTGCCTGGACGCCCGCGACCTGCTGTTGGGGCACAAGGCGCGGCGCGGGGGCGGGTTCTCGACCGCGTGCCTGGACCTGAACCTGCAGATCCACGACGAGGAGTTCGTGGTGATCGTCGGCCCGAGCGGGTGCGGCAAGACCACGTTCCTGGAGGCGGTGGCGGGGCTGGTGCCGGTCGCGGGCGGGGCCCTGGAACTGGGCGGCCGGCCGATCGACGGCCCGGGGCCGGAGCGGTCGCTGGTGTTCCAGCACGCCTCCCTCTACCCGTGGCGGACGGTGCTGGACAACGTCCTGTTCGGACCCCAGGTGCAGGGCAAGCTCACGGCGGAGACCCGGCGGCGGGCGGAGGAGCTGCTGGAGATCGTCGGCCTGGCCAAGGTGGCGAAGAAGTACCCGCACGAGCTGTCGGGCGGGATGCGGCAGCGGGTCAACCTGGCCCGCGCCCTGGCGACGGACCCGACGTTGCTGCTGCTGGACGAGCCGTTCGGGGCGCTGGACGCGCAGACCCGCGAGAACCTGCAGGACGAGCTGCTGCGGATCTGGCAGGCGGGCACGGTCGGCGCGAAGAAGACGGCGATGTTCGTGACCCATGACGTGAACGAGGCGGTGCTGCTCGCCGACCGCGTGCTGGTGTTCTCTCCGTCGCCGGCCCACGTCGCGCTCGAAGTGGTCATCGACGTGCCCCGGCCCCGCGACGCCGCCTGGCGGCGCAGCGCCGAGTTCCTGGCCTACGGCGACAAGATCCTCTCGGCCCTCCACCACAAGACCCCAGCGAGGAACCATGACAACGGCGTCACCCCCGCGCCCGATGGCGCGGCCATCAGCACCGTCCGGCTTGGCGCTGCGACACCGTAG
- a CDS encoding GMC family oxidoreductase has product MAKRAPRGVEADYVVVGSGSSGAAIAGRLAESGASVIVLEAGKSDDQLLVRKPGLVAPMHAVPQLKKLVDWGYYSVPQKHILDRRMPVPRGKVVGGSSSVNGMVYVRGNRANFDSWAAEGNVGWDADSVNAAYKRMEDFEDGENAFRGAGGPIRVTRSTTPQEASLQFLEATADALGCQILDDYNAESQEGVSRMQQNAANGLRYSASRGYLHHLAPPTLELQSEVLAQKVIIENGRAVGVEVVDADGTRRTVRAGREVILSAGFIGSAQLLMLSGVGHADHLKDHGIRVIADLPVGDNLHDHMFHALTFHVSSSKNKGSAPYFARNLVKELLRPGTSVLANTVFEAVAFLRTSQADGIPDLQLQVLPWAYVSPNQDEPIRHDVDKRPALTVLTTLIYPRSRGTLRLASADPTAPPLVDFQFLADAADLEVLGEGSEMVREIFGSPAFRGAVKEEIHPGAELRGQELRDAILNRATSVYHGVGTCRMGVDELSVVSPDLKVRGVDGLRVCDASIMPSITGGNTNAPCIMIGEMGAQLVLGSRR; this is encoded by the coding sequence ATGGCGAAGAGGGCGCCGCGGGGCGTTGAGGCCGACTACGTGGTGGTCGGATCCGGCAGCTCGGGGGCCGCGATCGCGGGCCGGCTGGCGGAGTCGGGCGCGAGCGTGATCGTGCTGGAGGCCGGCAAGAGCGACGACCAGCTGCTGGTCAGGAAACCGGGGTTGGTGGCCCCGATGCACGCGGTGCCGCAGCTGAAGAAGCTCGTCGACTGGGGCTACTACTCGGTGCCGCAGAAGCACATCCTCGACCGCCGGATGCCGGTGCCGCGGGGCAAGGTGGTCGGCGGCTCCAGCTCCGTGAACGGCATGGTCTACGTCCGGGGCAACCGCGCCAACTTCGACTCCTGGGCCGCCGAGGGCAACGTGGGCTGGGACGCCGACAGCGTGAACGCGGCGTACAAGCGGATGGAGGACTTCGAGGACGGGGAGAACGCGTTCCGGGGAGCCGGCGGGCCGATCCGGGTCACGCGCAGCACGACCCCGCAGGAGGCGTCGCTGCAGTTCCTCGAGGCCACGGCCGACGCGCTCGGCTGCCAGATCCTCGACGACTACAACGCGGAGTCGCAGGAAGGCGTCAGCCGGATGCAGCAGAACGCCGCGAACGGCCTGCGCTACAGCGCCTCACGCGGCTACCTCCACCACCTCGCGCCGCCGACGCTGGAGCTGCAGTCCGAGGTGCTGGCGCAGAAGGTGATCATCGAGAACGGCCGTGCGGTCGGGGTCGAGGTCGTCGACGCCGACGGGACGCGGCGGACCGTTCGCGCCGGCCGGGAGGTCATCCTCTCCGCCGGGTTCATCGGATCCGCGCAGCTGCTGATGCTGTCCGGCGTCGGCCACGCCGACCACCTGAAGGACCACGGCATCCGGGTGATCGCGGACCTGCCGGTGGGCGACAACCTGCACGACCACATGTTCCACGCCCTGACGTTCCACGTCTCGTCCAGCAAGAACAAGGGCTCGGCGCCGTACTTCGCGCGCAACCTGGTCAAGGAGCTGCTCCGGCCCGGCACCAGCGTGCTGGCCAACACCGTCTTCGAGGCGGTGGCGTTCCTCAGGACGTCCCAGGCCGACGGCATCCCCGATCTCCAGTTGCAGGTCCTGCCGTGGGCGTACGTGTCGCCCAACCAGGACGAGCCGATCCGGCACGACGTCGACAAGCGGCCCGCGCTCACCGTGCTGACGACGCTGATCTACCCGCGCAGCCGCGGCACGCTGCGGCTGGCCTCGGCCGATCCGACGGCGCCGCCGCTCGTCGACTTCCAGTTCCTGGCCGACGCGGCCGACCTCGAAGTGCTCGGCGAGGGCTCGGAGATGGTGCGCGAGATCTTCGGCTCCCCGGCGTTCCGGGGCGCGGTCAAGGAGGAGATCCACCCCGGCGCCGAGCTGCGGGGCCAGGAGCTTCGAGACGCGATCCTGAACCGTGCCACGTCGGTGTACCACGGCGTGGGCACCTGCCGGATGGGTGTCGACGAGCTCTCGGTCGTCAGCCCGGACCTGAAGGTGCGTGGCGTCGACGGGCTGCGGGTCTGCGACGCCTCGATCATGCCGTCGATCACCGGCGGCAACACCAACGCGCCCTGCATCATGATCGGCGAAATGGGTGCGCAACTCGTCCTCGGGAGCCGGCGATGA